Proteins found in one Lepisosteus oculatus isolate fLepOcu1 chromosome 22, fLepOcu1.hap2, whole genome shotgun sequence genomic segment:
- the smpd4 gene encoding sphingomyelin phosphodiesterase 4 isoform X1, which produces MAVPQLQQPSFLLANLKADCMNKSLLQQCQELVKIIDEYPAKELHFIFPWLVETVFGSLDGVLVGWNLRYLQAKANEYNIVLEFLNPSGPMMKLVYKLQAEEYKYEFSVSYLPGPVRASIQGGVLPDCPLFHNKLQSPLSGLLSLSLSLNPFEYYMFCFASSLITPKNYPVGQHVNASDSAYFVLVDNYLKYFLPTEGNVPPSPFSDVRGTVSPPAPRSPTVPFAGYGVHYSSLLKRHISHQPSVNADPAAQEIWRSETLLQVFVEMWLHHYSLEMYQKMQSPQVKLEVLQYRLGISSLHCSTPTPPGYGTLHTYQEPFSPTEEHVLVVRLLVKHLHAFSNSLKPEQISSSPSTHSHTSPLEEFKRVVIPRFVQQKLYVFLQHCFGHWPLDASFRAVLETWLSYIQPWRYTTDKQSPQADNQNRSVPDKWASFVQENLLMYTKLFQGFLNRAVRTDLVNAKNALMLFRVSKVFAQPNLSEMIQKGEQLFLEPEHVLHHRQHRLFMTPGHGGSFLSSRQPVITDSVFKVKSHVYSLEGQDCQYKQMFGAEVRNSVLKLVQLIAQARQTAKSISAHTAEAAANQSFLSWLGFGSSDPNASYTGSDVDDMGLESIKKTDEYLDRVLDYLRQIFRLNTGQLSQIMVNYVSTQDDFGSKQLPDCIRGENGLILTDLGRMQIINGLRRFEIDYQGDPELQPIRSYESAVLVRLLFRLSSLINERFAGEMASLCSRRDFLGRLSRYYLTRHPVPGKSTRSPATRHSPEWQTRPRLSLRGLGSYRTLCALPLLYLLASVVCSMGPLSFAFCVLLACCLYGVFMTLLADKMKTQ; this is translated from the exons ATGGCTGTTCCTCAATTACAGCAGCCCAGTTTCTTACTG GCAAATCTGAAGGCAGATTGCATGAACAAGTCTCTTCTCCAGCAATGCCAAGAACTGGTGAAGATAATTGATGAGTATCCTGCCAAG GAGCTGCACTTTATTTTTCCTTGGCTGGTGGAGACTGTCTTTGGAAGCTTGGATGGCGTCCTTGTGGGCTGGAATCTGCGATACCTCCAGGCCAAAGCAAATGAATACAATATAGTATTGGAGTTCCTTAATCCAAG TGGTCCAATGATGAAGCTCGTGTACAAGCTGCAAGCTGAGGAGTATAAATATGAGTTTTCAGTCAGTTATCTTCCT GGTCCAGTGAGAGCCTCCATCCAGGGAGGGGTCCTCCCAGATTGCCCGCTGTTCCACAACAAGCTGCAGTCCCCTCTGTCCGGCCTCCTGAGCCTCAGCCTGTCCCTCA ATCCATTTGAATactatatgttttgttttgcttcaagCCTTATTACTccaaag AATTATCCAGTGGGGCAGCATGTCAACGCCTCGGACAGTGCTTATTTTGTCTTGGTTGACAACTACCTGAAGTACTTTTTGCCTACAGAGGGAAATGTGCCACCGTCCCCATTCTCAGATGTCAGAGGCACGGTGTCACCTCCTGCTCCCag GTCCCCCACAGTGCCATTTGCAGGCTATGGTGTCCACTACAGCAGCCTCCTGAAACGTCACATTTCGCACCAGCCCTCTGTAAATGCAGATCCAGCAGCACAGGAGATCTGGAGGTCTGAGACTCTTCTTCAG GTGTTTGTGGAAATGTGGCTTCATCATTACTCCCTGGAGATGTACCAGAAGATGCAGTCCCCGCAGGTGAAG CTGGAGGTGCTCCAGTACCGTCTGGGTATTTCCAGTTTGCACTGCAGCACTCCCACCCCGCCCGGCTATGGGACCCTCCACACGTACCAA GAGCCCTTCAGCCCTACAGAGGAGCACGTCTTGGTGGTGAGACTCCTAGTGAAACACCTCCATGCCTTCTCCAACAGTCTGAAGCCAGAGCAGATATCTTCCTCGCCCtcgacacactctcacaccagccCTCTGGAGGAGTTCAAGAG AGTGGTGATCCCTCGGTTTGTGCAACAGAAGTTGTACGTTTTCCTGCAGCACTGCTTTGGTCACTGGCCCCTTGATGCTTCCTTTAGAgca GTACTGGAAACGTGGTTAAGTTATATACAGCCATGGAGGTACACTACTGACAAGCAGAGCCCACAGGCGGATAATCAGAACCGAAGTGTACCTGACAAATG GGCCTCATTTGTGCAGGAGAATCTGTTAATGTACACCAAACTGTTCCAGGGTTTTCTAAACCGAGCAGTGCGTACTGATCTGGTTAATGCCAAAAATGCTCTGATGCTCTTCAGGGTTTCAAAAGTCTTTGCACAACCTAACCTGTCAGAAATGATTCAGAAAG ggGAGCAGCTGTTTCTGGAGCCGGAGCACGTCCTCCACCATCGCCAACACCGCCTCTTCATGACCCCCGGCCACGGTGGCAGTTTCCTGTCCTCGCGGCAGCCGGTCATCACAGACTCCGTCTTCAAGGTCAAGAGCCACGTGTACAGCCTGGAGGGGCAGGACTGCCAGTACAAGCAGATGTTTGGAGCCGAAGTGCGAAATTCG GTGTTAAAACTGGTCCAGCTAATAGCACAAGCCAGGCAAACGGCAAAATCCATATCGGCTCacacagcagaagcagcagccaaTCAGTCCTTTCTCTCCTGGCTGGGGTTTGGCTCCTCAGATCCCAACGCGTCCTATACAGGCAGTGATGTGGATGATATGGGACTGGAAAGCATAAAGAAGACAGACGAGTACTTGGACAGAGTGCTGGACTACCTCCGTCAGATATTCCGG CTGAATACAGGACAGCTGTCCCAGATAATGGTGAACTATGTATCGACACAAGACGATTTTGGATCCAAGCAGCTTCCTGACTGTATACGGGGAGAGAATGGGCTGATCCTCACAGATCTGGGAAGGATGCAG ATTATTAATGGGCTGCGCAGGTTTGAGATCGACTACCAGGGGGACCCAGAGCTGCAGCCTATAAGAAGTTATGAAAGTGCAGTTTTAGTTCGTCTGCTGTTCAGGCTTTCCTCTCTAATTAATGAGCGG TTTGCAGGAGAGATGGCCTCGCTGTGCTCCAGGCGGGACTTCCTGGGCCGGCTGAGCCGCTACTACTTGACTCGCCATCCCGTCCCGGGGAAGTCGACCCGGAGTCCGGCGACGCGCCACAGCCCGGAGTGGCAGACCCGGCCTCGGCTCAGCCTGCGGGGCCTCGGCAGCTACCGGACCCTCTGCGCCCTCCCCCTGCTCTACCTGCTCGCCTCGGTCGTCTGCTCCATGGGGCCGCTCTCGTTCGCCTTCTGCGTTTTACTGGCCTGTTGCCTGTACGGGGTTTTCATGACTCTGCTTGCTGACAAGATGAAAACCCAGTAG
- the ccdc74b gene encoding coiled-coil domain-containing protein 74B isoform X1: MCFSSTTRNLKTLGRLKCGCPVAIATFTQKDQELSTGTGAQDAGFISNRTKNNSCAPWTYRRFRRSLPQPRLLPSSPGGMESEPRRVTALERDLQFLQQQHTDTLGKLHAEIEQLRRENKDLQYKLIMEPKQSRKGSSTTSSASQSGHRLSQQPSVIASGSSRRGNGQQQADCQEKKGMFIEQAVHKLQLHNTLSEDTFHSGTGSGGENEVACDAAACPEEDLKGGLITSLQPLRILSSPLQPPRAPTLQECEVIIRQLYNANSLQSQELLHLKSVLKDIILNNNKITPETYILTKAYLTGTSSRTGETGRFPKLSLKTLPKKMPDAQPSAAERVMLPALKQSLGTSFAERQKRTQAMQKNRLRKVVN, translated from the exons ATGTGTTTCAGCAGCACGACTAGAAACCTCAAGACGCTCGGCCGTTTGAAGTGCGGCTGTCCTGTTGCCATAGCAACGTTTACACAAAAGGACCAGGAACTGAGCACAGGGACTGGAGCGCAGGACGCAGGTTTCATTAGCAATCGCACTAAAAACAAT AGTTGCGCTCCGTGGACCTATCGACGCTTTCGGCGCAGCCTT CCGCAGCCCCGTCTCCTCCCCTCCTCGCCCGGCGGCATGGAGTCCGAGCCCCGGCGCGTCACGGCGCTGGAGCGGGACCTGCAgttcctgcagcagcagcacacgGACACCCTGGGGAAACTGCATGCGGAGATCGAACAGCTGAGACGGGAAAATAAAG ATCTACAGTACAAGTTGATAATGGAGCCAAAACAGAGCAGAAAAG GGAGCAGCACAACCTCCAGTGCCAGTCAAAGTGGACACCGCCTCAGTCAGCAGCCATCAG TTATAGCCTCAGGTTCCTCTAGGAGAGGAAATGGGCAGCAGCAAGCAGATTGCCAAGAGAAGAAAGGCATGTTTATAGAACAGGCTGTGCACAAGTTGCAGTTACACAATACTCTTTCAGAGGACACCTTCCACAG CGGTACAGGAAGTGGTGGCGAGAATGAGGTTGCATGTGATGCCGCAGCATGTCCGGAAGAAGACTTGAAAGGGGGTCTCATTACATCGCTGCAGCCTCTGAGAATTCTCAGCAGTCCCTTGCAACCACCTCGGGCCCCCACCCTGCAGGAGTGCGAGGTCATCATCCGTCAGCTTTACAACGCCAACAGCCTCCAGTCTCAGGAG CTGTTACATTTGAAGTCTGTCCTGAAGGATAttatactgaacaacaacaaaattacTCCTGAAACTTACATTCTTACCAAGGCTTACTTGACAGGTACTTCCAG TAGgactggagaaacaggaagattTCCAAAACTGTCACTTAAAACactgccaaagaaaat GCCTGACGCCCAGCCTTCTGCAGCAGAGAGGGTGATGCTGCCAGCCCTGAAACAGTCTCTGGGAACCAGCTTTGCCGAGAGGCAGAAAAGAACACAAGCCATGCAGAAG
- the ccdc74b gene encoding coiled-coil domain-containing protein 74B isoform X2 yields the protein MCFSSTTRNLKTLGRLKCGCPVAIATFTQKDQELSTGTGAQDAGFISNRTKNNSCAPWTYRRFRRSLPQPRLLPSSPGGMESEPRRVTALERDLQFLQQQHTDTLGKLHAEIEQLRRENKDLQYKLIMEPKQSRKGSSTTSSASQSGHRLSQQPSVIASGSSRRGNGQQQADCQEKKGMFIEQAVHKLQLHNTLSEDTFHSGTGSGGENEVACDAAACPEEDLKGGLITSLQPLRILSSPLQPPRAPTLQECEVIIRQLYNANSLQSQELLHLKSVLKDIILNNNKITPETYILTKAYLTGTSRTGETGRFPKLSLKTLPKKMPDAQPSAAERVMLPALKQSLGTSFAERQKRTQAMQKNRLRKVVN from the exons ATGTGTTTCAGCAGCACGACTAGAAACCTCAAGACGCTCGGCCGTTTGAAGTGCGGCTGTCCTGTTGCCATAGCAACGTTTACACAAAAGGACCAGGAACTGAGCACAGGGACTGGAGCGCAGGACGCAGGTTTCATTAGCAATCGCACTAAAAACAAT AGTTGCGCTCCGTGGACCTATCGACGCTTTCGGCGCAGCCTT CCGCAGCCCCGTCTCCTCCCCTCCTCGCCCGGCGGCATGGAGTCCGAGCCCCGGCGCGTCACGGCGCTGGAGCGGGACCTGCAgttcctgcagcagcagcacacgGACACCCTGGGGAAACTGCATGCGGAGATCGAACAGCTGAGACGGGAAAATAAAG ATCTACAGTACAAGTTGATAATGGAGCCAAAACAGAGCAGAAAAG GGAGCAGCACAACCTCCAGTGCCAGTCAAAGTGGACACCGCCTCAGTCAGCAGCCATCAG TTATAGCCTCAGGTTCCTCTAGGAGAGGAAATGGGCAGCAGCAAGCAGATTGCCAAGAGAAGAAAGGCATGTTTATAGAACAGGCTGTGCACAAGTTGCAGTTACACAATACTCTTTCAGAGGACACCTTCCACAG CGGTACAGGAAGTGGTGGCGAGAATGAGGTTGCATGTGATGCCGCAGCATGTCCGGAAGAAGACTTGAAAGGGGGTCTCATTACATCGCTGCAGCCTCTGAGAATTCTCAGCAGTCCCTTGCAACCACCTCGGGCCCCCACCCTGCAGGAGTGCGAGGTCATCATCCGTCAGCTTTACAACGCCAACAGCCTCCAGTCTCAGGAG CTGTTACATTTGAAGTCTGTCCTGAAGGATAttatactgaacaacaacaaaattacTCCTGAAACTTACATTCTTACCAAGGCTTACTTGACAGGTACTTCCAG gactggagaaacaggaagattTCCAAAACTGTCACTTAAAACactgccaaagaaaat GCCTGACGCCCAGCCTTCTGCAGCAGAGAGGGTGATGCTGCCAGCCCTGAAACAGTCTCTGGGAACCAGCTTTGCCGAGAGGCAGAAAAGAACACAAGCCATGCAGAAG
- the smpd4 gene encoding sphingomyelin phosphodiesterase 4 isoform X2, translating into MAVPQLQQPSFLLANLKADCMNKSLLQQCQELVKIIDEYPAKELHFIFPWLVETVFGSLDGVLVGWNLRYLQAKANEYNIVLEFLNPSGPMMKLVYKLQAEEYKYEFSVSYLPGPVRASIQGGVLPDCPLFHNKLQSPLSGLLSLSLSLNPFEYYMFCFASSLITPKNYPVGQHVNASDSAYFVLVDNYLKYFLPTEGNVPPSPFSDVRGTVSPPAPRSPTVPFAGYGVHYSSLLKRHISHQPSVNADPAAQEIWRSETLLQVFVEMWLHHYSLEMYQKMQSPQVKEPFSPTEEHVLVVRLLVKHLHAFSNSLKPEQISSSPSTHSHTSPLEEFKRVVIPRFVQQKLYVFLQHCFGHWPLDASFRAVLETWLSYIQPWRYTTDKQSPQADNQNRSVPDKWASFVQENLLMYTKLFQGFLNRAVRTDLVNAKNALMLFRVSKVFAQPNLSEMIQKGEQLFLEPEHVLHHRQHRLFMTPGHGGSFLSSRQPVITDSVFKVKSHVYSLEGQDCQYKQMFGAEVRNSVLKLVQLIAQARQTAKSISAHTAEAAANQSFLSWLGFGSSDPNASYTGSDVDDMGLESIKKTDEYLDRVLDYLRQIFRLNTGQLSQIMVNYVSTQDDFGSKQLPDCIRGENGLILTDLGRMQIINGLRRFEIDYQGDPELQPIRSYESAVLVRLLFRLSSLINERFAGEMASLCSRRDFLGRLSRYYLTRHPVPGKSTRSPATRHSPEWQTRPRLSLRGLGSYRTLCALPLLYLLASVVCSMGPLSFAFCVLLACCLYGVFMTLLADKMKTQ; encoded by the exons ATGGCTGTTCCTCAATTACAGCAGCCCAGTTTCTTACTG GCAAATCTGAAGGCAGATTGCATGAACAAGTCTCTTCTCCAGCAATGCCAAGAACTGGTGAAGATAATTGATGAGTATCCTGCCAAG GAGCTGCACTTTATTTTTCCTTGGCTGGTGGAGACTGTCTTTGGAAGCTTGGATGGCGTCCTTGTGGGCTGGAATCTGCGATACCTCCAGGCCAAAGCAAATGAATACAATATAGTATTGGAGTTCCTTAATCCAAG TGGTCCAATGATGAAGCTCGTGTACAAGCTGCAAGCTGAGGAGTATAAATATGAGTTTTCAGTCAGTTATCTTCCT GGTCCAGTGAGAGCCTCCATCCAGGGAGGGGTCCTCCCAGATTGCCCGCTGTTCCACAACAAGCTGCAGTCCCCTCTGTCCGGCCTCCTGAGCCTCAGCCTGTCCCTCA ATCCATTTGAATactatatgttttgttttgcttcaagCCTTATTACTccaaag AATTATCCAGTGGGGCAGCATGTCAACGCCTCGGACAGTGCTTATTTTGTCTTGGTTGACAACTACCTGAAGTACTTTTTGCCTACAGAGGGAAATGTGCCACCGTCCCCATTCTCAGATGTCAGAGGCACGGTGTCACCTCCTGCTCCCag GTCCCCCACAGTGCCATTTGCAGGCTATGGTGTCCACTACAGCAGCCTCCTGAAACGTCACATTTCGCACCAGCCCTCTGTAAATGCAGATCCAGCAGCACAGGAGATCTGGAGGTCTGAGACTCTTCTTCAG GTGTTTGTGGAAATGTGGCTTCATCATTACTCCCTGGAGATGTACCAGAAGATGCAGTCCCCGCAGGTGAAG GAGCCCTTCAGCCCTACAGAGGAGCACGTCTTGGTGGTGAGACTCCTAGTGAAACACCTCCATGCCTTCTCCAACAGTCTGAAGCCAGAGCAGATATCTTCCTCGCCCtcgacacactctcacaccagccCTCTGGAGGAGTTCAAGAG AGTGGTGATCCCTCGGTTTGTGCAACAGAAGTTGTACGTTTTCCTGCAGCACTGCTTTGGTCACTGGCCCCTTGATGCTTCCTTTAGAgca GTACTGGAAACGTGGTTAAGTTATATACAGCCATGGAGGTACACTACTGACAAGCAGAGCCCACAGGCGGATAATCAGAACCGAAGTGTACCTGACAAATG GGCCTCATTTGTGCAGGAGAATCTGTTAATGTACACCAAACTGTTCCAGGGTTTTCTAAACCGAGCAGTGCGTACTGATCTGGTTAATGCCAAAAATGCTCTGATGCTCTTCAGGGTTTCAAAAGTCTTTGCACAACCTAACCTGTCAGAAATGATTCAGAAAG ggGAGCAGCTGTTTCTGGAGCCGGAGCACGTCCTCCACCATCGCCAACACCGCCTCTTCATGACCCCCGGCCACGGTGGCAGTTTCCTGTCCTCGCGGCAGCCGGTCATCACAGACTCCGTCTTCAAGGTCAAGAGCCACGTGTACAGCCTGGAGGGGCAGGACTGCCAGTACAAGCAGATGTTTGGAGCCGAAGTGCGAAATTCG GTGTTAAAACTGGTCCAGCTAATAGCACAAGCCAGGCAAACGGCAAAATCCATATCGGCTCacacagcagaagcagcagccaaTCAGTCCTTTCTCTCCTGGCTGGGGTTTGGCTCCTCAGATCCCAACGCGTCCTATACAGGCAGTGATGTGGATGATATGGGACTGGAAAGCATAAAGAAGACAGACGAGTACTTGGACAGAGTGCTGGACTACCTCCGTCAGATATTCCGG CTGAATACAGGACAGCTGTCCCAGATAATGGTGAACTATGTATCGACACAAGACGATTTTGGATCCAAGCAGCTTCCTGACTGTATACGGGGAGAGAATGGGCTGATCCTCACAGATCTGGGAAGGATGCAG ATTATTAATGGGCTGCGCAGGTTTGAGATCGACTACCAGGGGGACCCAGAGCTGCAGCCTATAAGAAGTTATGAAAGTGCAGTTTTAGTTCGTCTGCTGTTCAGGCTTTCCTCTCTAATTAATGAGCGG TTTGCAGGAGAGATGGCCTCGCTGTGCTCCAGGCGGGACTTCCTGGGCCGGCTGAGCCGCTACTACTTGACTCGCCATCCCGTCCCGGGGAAGTCGACCCGGAGTCCGGCGACGCGCCACAGCCCGGAGTGGCAGACCCGGCCTCGGCTCAGCCTGCGGGGCCTCGGCAGCTACCGGACCCTCTGCGCCCTCCCCCTGCTCTACCTGCTCGCCTCGGTCGTCTGCTCCATGGGGCCGCTCTCGTTCGCCTTCTGCGTTTTACTGGCCTGTTGCCTGTACGGGGTTTTCATGACTCTGCTTGCTGACAAGATGAAAACCCAGTAG
- the ccdc74b gene encoding coiled-coil domain-containing protein 74B isoform X3 produces MCFSSTTRNLKTLGRLKCGCPVAIATFTQKDQELSTGTGAQDAGFISNRTKNNPQPRLLPSSPGGMESEPRRVTALERDLQFLQQQHTDTLGKLHAEIEQLRRENKDLQYKLIMEPKQSRKGSSTTSSASQSGHRLSQQPSVIASGSSRRGNGQQQADCQEKKGMFIEQAVHKLQLHNTLSEDTFHSGTGSGGENEVACDAAACPEEDLKGGLITSLQPLRILSSPLQPPRAPTLQECEVIIRQLYNANSLQSQELLHLKSVLKDIILNNNKITPETYILTKAYLTGTSSRTGETGRFPKLSLKTLPKKMPDAQPSAAERVMLPALKQSLGTSFAERQKRTQAMQKNRLRKVVN; encoded by the exons ATGTGTTTCAGCAGCACGACTAGAAACCTCAAGACGCTCGGCCGTTTGAAGTGCGGCTGTCCTGTTGCCATAGCAACGTTTACACAAAAGGACCAGGAACTGAGCACAGGGACTGGAGCGCAGGACGCAGGTTTCATTAGCAATCGCACTAAAAACAAT CCGCAGCCCCGTCTCCTCCCCTCCTCGCCCGGCGGCATGGAGTCCGAGCCCCGGCGCGTCACGGCGCTGGAGCGGGACCTGCAgttcctgcagcagcagcacacgGACACCCTGGGGAAACTGCATGCGGAGATCGAACAGCTGAGACGGGAAAATAAAG ATCTACAGTACAAGTTGATAATGGAGCCAAAACAGAGCAGAAAAG GGAGCAGCACAACCTCCAGTGCCAGTCAAAGTGGACACCGCCTCAGTCAGCAGCCATCAG TTATAGCCTCAGGTTCCTCTAGGAGAGGAAATGGGCAGCAGCAAGCAGATTGCCAAGAGAAGAAAGGCATGTTTATAGAACAGGCTGTGCACAAGTTGCAGTTACACAATACTCTTTCAGAGGACACCTTCCACAG CGGTACAGGAAGTGGTGGCGAGAATGAGGTTGCATGTGATGCCGCAGCATGTCCGGAAGAAGACTTGAAAGGGGGTCTCATTACATCGCTGCAGCCTCTGAGAATTCTCAGCAGTCCCTTGCAACCACCTCGGGCCCCCACCCTGCAGGAGTGCGAGGTCATCATCCGTCAGCTTTACAACGCCAACAGCCTCCAGTCTCAGGAG CTGTTACATTTGAAGTCTGTCCTGAAGGATAttatactgaacaacaacaaaattacTCCTGAAACTTACATTCTTACCAAGGCTTACTTGACAGGTACTTCCAG TAGgactggagaaacaggaagattTCCAAAACTGTCACTTAAAACactgccaaagaaaat GCCTGACGCCCAGCCTTCTGCAGCAGAGAGGGTGATGCTGCCAGCCCTGAAACAGTCTCTGGGAACCAGCTTTGCCGAGAGGCAGAAAAGAACACAAGCCATGCAGAAG
- the ccdc74b gene encoding coiled-coil domain-containing protein 74B isoform X5 produces the protein MESEPRRVTALERDLQFLQQQHTDTLGKLHAEIEQLRRENKDLQYKLIMEPKQSRKGSSTTSSASQSGHRLSQQPSVIASGSSRRGNGQQQADCQEKKGMFIEQAVHKLQLHNTLSEDTFHSGTGSGGENEVACDAAACPEEDLKGGLITSLQPLRILSSPLQPPRAPTLQECEVIIRQLYNANSLQSQELLHLKSVLKDIILNNNKITPETYILTKAYLTGTSSRTGETGRFPKLSLKTLPKKMPDAQPSAAERVMLPALKQSLGTSFAERQKRTQAMQKNRLRKVVN, from the exons ATGGAGTCCGAGCCCCGGCGCGTCACGGCGCTGGAGCGGGACCTGCAgttcctgcagcagcagcacacgGACACCCTGGGGAAACTGCATGCGGAGATCGAACAGCTGAGACGGGAAAATAAAG ATCTACAGTACAAGTTGATAATGGAGCCAAAACAGAGCAGAAAAG GGAGCAGCACAACCTCCAGTGCCAGTCAAAGTGGACACCGCCTCAGTCAGCAGCCATCAG TTATAGCCTCAGGTTCCTCTAGGAGAGGAAATGGGCAGCAGCAAGCAGATTGCCAAGAGAAGAAAGGCATGTTTATAGAACAGGCTGTGCACAAGTTGCAGTTACACAATACTCTTTCAGAGGACACCTTCCACAG CGGTACAGGAAGTGGTGGCGAGAATGAGGTTGCATGTGATGCCGCAGCATGTCCGGAAGAAGACTTGAAAGGGGGTCTCATTACATCGCTGCAGCCTCTGAGAATTCTCAGCAGTCCCTTGCAACCACCTCGGGCCCCCACCCTGCAGGAGTGCGAGGTCATCATCCGTCAGCTTTACAACGCCAACAGCCTCCAGTCTCAGGAG CTGTTACATTTGAAGTCTGTCCTGAAGGATAttatactgaacaacaacaaaattacTCCTGAAACTTACATTCTTACCAAGGCTTACTTGACAGGTACTTCCAG TAGgactggagaaacaggaagattTCCAAAACTGTCACTTAAAACactgccaaagaaaat GCCTGACGCCCAGCCTTCTGCAGCAGAGAGGGTGATGCTGCCAGCCCTGAAACAGTCTCTGGGAACCAGCTTTGCCGAGAGGCAGAAAAGAACACAAGCCATGCAGAAG
- the ccdc74b gene encoding coiled-coil domain-containing protein 74B isoform X4, with amino-acid sequence MSSSSLPPLGNLPHWSRVVSLDKARYPRPFPRDRLQPQPRLLPSSPGGMESEPRRVTALERDLQFLQQQHTDTLGKLHAEIEQLRRENKDLQYKLIMEPKQSRKGSSTTSSASQSGHRLSQQPSVIASGSSRRGNGQQQADCQEKKGMFIEQAVHKLQLHNTLSEDTFHSGTGSGGENEVACDAAACPEEDLKGGLITSLQPLRILSSPLQPPRAPTLQECEVIIRQLYNANSLQSQELLHLKSVLKDIILNNNKITPETYILTKAYLTGTSSRTGETGRFPKLSLKTLPKKMPDAQPSAAERVMLPALKQSLGTSFAERQKRTQAMQKNRLRKVVN; translated from the exons ATGTCGAGTAGCAGTCTGCCTCCTCTGGGGAATCTCCCCCACTGGTCCCGCGTCGTGAGCCTCGATAAAGCTCGTTACCCACGCCCTTTCCCCCGCGACCGCTTGCAGCCGCAGCCCCGTCTCCTCCCCTCCTCGCCCGGCGGCATGGAGTCCGAGCCCCGGCGCGTCACGGCGCTGGAGCGGGACCTGCAgttcctgcagcagcagcacacgGACACCCTGGGGAAACTGCATGCGGAGATCGAACAGCTGAGACGGGAAAATAAAG ATCTACAGTACAAGTTGATAATGGAGCCAAAACAGAGCAGAAAAG GGAGCAGCACAACCTCCAGTGCCAGTCAAAGTGGACACCGCCTCAGTCAGCAGCCATCAG TTATAGCCTCAGGTTCCTCTAGGAGAGGAAATGGGCAGCAGCAAGCAGATTGCCAAGAGAAGAAAGGCATGTTTATAGAACAGGCTGTGCACAAGTTGCAGTTACACAATACTCTTTCAGAGGACACCTTCCACAG CGGTACAGGAAGTGGTGGCGAGAATGAGGTTGCATGTGATGCCGCAGCATGTCCGGAAGAAGACTTGAAAGGGGGTCTCATTACATCGCTGCAGCCTCTGAGAATTCTCAGCAGTCCCTTGCAACCACCTCGGGCCCCCACCCTGCAGGAGTGCGAGGTCATCATCCGTCAGCTTTACAACGCCAACAGCCTCCAGTCTCAGGAG CTGTTACATTTGAAGTCTGTCCTGAAGGATAttatactgaacaacaacaaaattacTCCTGAAACTTACATTCTTACCAAGGCTTACTTGACAGGTACTTCCAG TAGgactggagaaacaggaagattTCCAAAACTGTCACTTAAAACactgccaaagaaaat GCCTGACGCCCAGCCTTCTGCAGCAGAGAGGGTGATGCTGCCAGCCCTGAAACAGTCTCTGGGAACCAGCTTTGCCGAGAGGCAGAAAAGAACACAAGCCATGCAGAAG